From the genome of Rhizobium sp. NXC24, one region includes:
- the mobC gene encoding plasmid mobilization relaxosome protein MobC, which translates to MAVIGGRSQNLVSAKARKERVVHVRFAVWEHVAVEHAAAAADMTVSGFMRSLALEGAGIQPFLTEDDRTILDILASEMRAIGVNLNQLARAANRAGQIDAAGVSSALINIQKIVVAVAMELRSYGVRAARRRGAA; encoded by the coding sequence ATGGCAGTGATCGGCGGCAGGTCGCAAAACTTGGTGTCGGCGAAGGCGCGTAAGGAGCGTGTCGTTCATGTCCGGTTCGCTGTCTGGGAACACGTTGCCGTCGAGCATGCGGCCGCCGCGGCTGACATGACGGTTTCTGGCTTCATGCGCTCGCTGGCGCTGGAAGGAGCGGGCATTCAGCCATTCCTGACGGAGGACGACAGGACCATTCTCGATATCCTTGCTTCAGAGATGCGTGCCATCGGCGTGAACCTCAATCAGCTTGCCCGCGCGGCCAACAGGGCAGGGCAGATCGACGCGGCTGGGGTGTCCTCCGCTTTGATCAACATCCAAAAAATCGTCGTAGCGGTCGCCATGGAGTTGCGCAGTTACGGCGTCCGTGCGGCTCGTCGACGCGGAGCGGCGTGA
- a CDS encoding ParA family protein: MGRIYAAVSNKGGAGKTTLVTLMAGEYALRGERVLLIDADSRQNLSGWWRLCHNKKNIPANIVVTTASASRTLGSAVERFASAFDLIIIDAPGVDSSLQTGIIRAAELVISPIQPAIKEIEAAGQAVAMVSQINDEVGSRIQHLNVRTRVTIPGRNLEAYRYIRPFVAGLREADYRTALLETELFERNIYREIQNGLGTLQMQELTDSVRKARSEVQALVSEIEEKRSAYDRGIAA; encoded by the coding sequence ATGGGGCGGATTTATGCGGCAGTGAGCAACAAGGGCGGCGCCGGCAAAACGACGCTCGTAACCTTGATGGCTGGCGAGTACGCCTTGCGTGGCGAGCGCGTGCTTTTGATCGACGCCGACAGCCGCCAGAACCTTTCGGGATGGTGGCGTCTCTGCCACAACAAGAAGAACATCCCCGCGAATATCGTAGTGACCACCGCCTCAGCGTCACGGACCCTTGGCTCGGCCGTGGAGCGATTTGCAAGCGCGTTCGATCTCATCATCATTGATGCGCCGGGCGTAGACAGCTCGTTGCAGACCGGCATCATTCGCGCAGCCGAGCTCGTCATCTCCCCGATCCAGCCTGCAATCAAGGAGATCGAAGCTGCCGGCCAGGCCGTGGCAATGGTCAGCCAGATCAACGACGAGGTCGGATCGAGAATTCAGCATCTCAATGTTCGCACGCGGGTGACAATACCCGGCCGTAATCTGGAGGCGTATCGCTATATCAGGCCCTTCGTCGCCGGCCTGCGGGAAGCGGACTATCGGACCGCGCTTCTCGAAACCGAACTCTTCGAGCGCAACATCTATCGCGAGATCCAGAATGGTCTTGGAACCCTGCAGATGCAGGAATTGACCGACAGTGTCCGCAAGGCGCGCTCGGAGGTGCAGGCCCTCGTTTCCGAGATCGAGGAAAAGCGGTCCGCGTATGATCGGGGGATTGCTGCATGA
- a CDS encoding DUF1173 domain-containing protein translates to MRRFLINGEVSSDDADDFQHLLTLAYRDKARPLCLCKDEGVPMYVAKIGDQLVIKRMPLTGADHDAACPSYEPPYELSGLGPLMGGAIKLDPAAGTAALKLDFSLSKRHSSGAGAVGSETADSVKNDSKKLSLRGLLHFLWHESGLTEWTAHFAGKRHWWQVYHHLQEAARTMSVRQQSLAERLFVPEPFRAEEKAAIEQRRAQALSPLFHASTGPKTLMLLVGEVKEFSSARNGQLVIIKHMPGFRLYLEEPAWRRLQRRFDTELTLWGSNETSHLIAIATIAGSPSGVVTINEIALMTVTEQWLPIENAYEERLLDRLTRMREKMVKGLRFELLRTQPLANVILPEHRPLARALYIVPQGADESFEAALREMIDARPDMSAWIWRTGEAEMPPLTV, encoded by the coding sequence ATGAGACGGTTCCTGATCAATGGGGAAGTCAGCAGTGATGATGCAGATGATTTCCAGCATCTGCTGACTCTGGCCTATCGCGATAAGGCCCGCCCGCTTTGTCTCTGCAAGGACGAAGGCGTGCCGATGTACGTCGCCAAGATCGGCGACCAACTGGTGATCAAGAGGATGCCGCTCACCGGCGCAGACCATGACGCCGCATGCCCGTCCTACGAGCCTCCCTATGAGCTGTCGGGTCTCGGCCCCCTGATGGGAGGCGCCATCAAGCTCGATCCAGCGGCGGGGACGGCAGCGCTCAAACTGGACTTCTCGCTATCGAAGCGCCATTCTTCCGGTGCTGGTGCTGTGGGTTCCGAGACGGCCGACAGCGTCAAGAACGACAGCAAGAAGCTCTCGCTCCGCGGCCTGCTGCATTTCCTCTGGCATGAAAGCGGCCTGACGGAATGGACTGCGCATTTTGCGGGCAAGCGGCATTGGTGGCAGGTCTATCATCATCTTCAGGAAGCGGCTCGAACCATGTCGGTTCGGCAGCAAAGTCTCGCGGAGCGCCTCTTTGTCCCCGAGCCGTTTCGGGCCGAGGAGAAGGCAGCCATCGAGCAACGACGGGCGCAGGCCTTATCGCCTTTGTTTCACGCCTCTACCGGTCCAAAGACGTTGATGCTTCTGGTGGGAGAGGTGAAGGAGTTCTCGTCAGCGCGAAACGGTCAACTCGTCATCATCAAACATATGCCGGGGTTTCGTCTCTATCTCGAGGAACCGGCATGGCGGCGCTTGCAGCGCCGCTTCGATACCGAACTGACCCTCTGGGGAAGCAACGAAACCTCCCATCTCATTGCCATCGCGACGATCGCCGGAAGCCCTTCCGGCGTCGTCACCATCAACGAGATCGCGCTGATGACGGTGACGGAACAATGGCTGCCGATCGAAAATGCCTACGAGGAGCGGCTGCTGGATCGATTGACGCGGATGCGCGAAAAAATGGTGAAAGGTCTGCGCTTCGAGCTTTTGCGGACGCAGCCGCTTGCGAATGTGATCCTGCCGGAACATCGTCCATTGGCCCGGGCACTCTATATCGTGCCGCAAGGCGCCGATGAGAGTTTCGAGGCCGCCTTGCGGGAGATGATCGACGCGCGGCCGGATATGTCTGCCTGGATATGGCGCACCGGTGAAGCTGAGATGCCGCCGTTGACTGTCTAA
- a CDS encoding WGR domain-containing protein — protein sequence MVRHWGRIGTNGQGKIETYDEPQAAEAAYGRLERVKRRRGSRNSRSKKTADISGRSVLRRR from the coding sequence GTGGTACGCCATTGGGGCCGGATCGGCACGAACGGGCAGGGAAAGATCGAGACCTATGATGAGCCTCAGGCAGCGGAAGCGGCATATGGGCGGCTGGAGCGCGTCAAGCGTCGAAGAGGCTCAAGGAACTCGAGGTCGAAGAAAACCGCTGACATCAGTGGCCGATCTGTTCTACGCCGACGATGA
- a CDS encoding HU family DNA-binding protein, with translation MTTTNEIADKIATEHSLTKAQGKAIVEAVIASITEAAVAGNETSLPGFGKFKVKDTPEREARNPATGATIKVAAAKKLAFTSAKALKDALNK, from the coding sequence ATGACCACCACAAATGAAATCGCCGACAAGATCGCTACTGAGCACAGCCTGACCAAGGCGCAAGGTAAGGCAATCGTCGAGGCTGTGATCGCCTCGATCACCGAGGCTGCCGTCGCCGGAAACGAAACCTCGCTGCCCGGCTTCGGCAAGTTCAAGGTCAAGGACACGCCGGAGCGGGAAGCGCGCAATCCCGCGACCGGCGCAACGATCAAGGTCGCCGCGGCGAAGAAGCTGGCCTTCACGTCGGCTAAGGCACTGAAGGATGCACTGAACAAGTAA
- a CDS encoding DUF736 family protein has protein sequence MATTIATLTQKTDGSLEGVFATIRVNAPIAIIPNANKASEEAPDYRIIHRKTGFEIGAAWARIARQTGEEYLSVKLEAPEIGVIFGNLAPAPGGEANRKVILWNNPA, from the coding sequence ATGGCTACCACGATCGCAACCCTGACGCAGAAGACCGACGGCAGTCTCGAAGGCGTCTTCGCCACCATCCGGGTCAATGCCCCGATCGCCATCATCCCCAATGCCAACAAGGCAAGCGAAGAAGCACCGGATTACCGCATCATCCACCGCAAGACCGGCTTCGAAATCGGCGCGGCGTGGGCCCGCATCGCCCGCCAGACCGGCGAAGAATATCTCTCCGTCAAGCTCGAAGCGCCCGAGATCGGCGTCATCTTCGGCAATCTCGCACCGGCTCCCGGCGGCGAAGCCAATCGCAAGGTCATCCTGTGGAACAACCCGGCCTGA